From the Phyllopteryx taeniolatus isolate TA_2022b chromosome 16, UOR_Ptae_1.2, whole genome shotgun sequence genome, one window contains:
- the rfx1a gene encoding MHC class II regulatory factor RFX1a isoform X5, which produces MATSGYVGEIQPAAPSQGTVVTSGQPDASSTPASAPQFLAEIQTTVVTPTVVTPTAQTAPTEQATSISTQKPSAGSQTQATAQTQSAQTHYVTAAIQGSPTQSGNAQSAPQYIVVTVTEGSLHSSDSVSDSSSPPAVVQTGVPTQVVQQVQTAQQRSVVQATSHIAKTEASAQLSVTSLQPVHLSPEVQQQLTPVQVQHVYTNQVQYVEGGDANYTTSTIRSGTFPYTDTALYTQTTSGQYYEGQPTSGTQASTPGTPLTVSVTTGTTGAVSMFVAQPSSATGGGATVVSTGGTANGSGDGTGTNGGATGSYVIQGGYMLGSSSSSSSSSGGSAGNSQSYSHTARASPATSPAFPLPAGQVQWLLDNYETAEGVSLPRSTLYCHYLLHCQEQKLEPVNAASFGKLIRSVFMGLRTRRLGTRGNSKYHYYGLRIKAGSSLLRLMEDQQHLAMRQQPFSQKQRLKPVHKVEGMTNGTASGAGQQQLQQQGSGQVDISTQVQQYQQFLDATRTLPEFPDIDLQGKPPPEGIELDHIKSFQLLYREHCEAILDVMVNLQFTLVETLWKSFWRFSQSQAGDATLAVHDESEKRLPKSCLVLLCKYDPVLRWTRDCDNSLYQGLVEILIPDVLRPIPSALTQAIRNFAKSLESWLTNAMMNIPEEMVRIKVTSANAFAQTLRRYTSLNHLAQAARAVLQNTAQINQMLSDLNRVDFANVQEQASWVCRCEDRVVQRLEQDFKLTLQQQNSLEQWAAWLDGVVSQVLKPHQHSPTFPKAAKLFLLKWSFYSSMVIRDLTLRSAASFGSFHLIRLLYDEYMYYLIEHRVAQAKGETPIAVMGEFASLGRGLNMLDGDKEEEEEEEEESDEESQELSLPADAVVLGDESLEPPAKLARTDQRVLFTTGPADN; this is translated from the exons ATGGCTACTTCGGGCTATGTCGGCGAGATCCAGCCAGCAGCCCCATCTCAAGGGACTGTTGTCACATCTGGACAGCCTGATGCCAGCTCCACACCTGCATCTGCCCCTCAGTTCCTGGCTGAGATTCAGACCACGGTGGTCACCCCTACCGTTGTCACCCCGACAGCCCAGACTGCACCCACTGAACAAGCCACTTCCATCAGCACTCAGAAGCCCAGTGCTGGCAGTCAAACCCAGGCCACAGCTCAAACCCAGTCTGCACAGACACATTATGTAACAGCAGCAATCCAAGGCTCCCCCACACAGTCTGGAAATGCCCAAAGTGCTCCTCAGTACATCGTTGTTACAGTTACAG AGGGCTCCCTCCACTCAAGCGACAGTGTATCCGACTCTAGTTCCCCTCCAGCTGTCGTGCAGACAGGAGTGCCCACGCAAGTCGTTCAACAGGTCCAAACTGCCCAGCAG AGGTCTGTGGTCCAGGCCACCTCTCATATAGCTAAGACTGAGGCTAGCGCACAGCTAAGCGTCACCAGTCTACAGCCTGTTCATCTCAGCCCAGAG GTCCAACAGCAGCTTACACCAGTGCAGGTACAACATGTGTACACTAATCAGGTGCAGTATGTGGAAGGAGGAGATGCCAACTACACCACCAGCACTAT TCGTTCCGGCACCTTCCCTTATACTGACACAGCCCTGTACACCCAGACCACCTCTGGCCAGTATTATGAAGGTCAGCCAACCTCAGGCACACAGGCCTCCACCCCTGGTACCCCTCTAACTGTCTCAGTGACCACTGGCACAACAGGAGCCGTGTCCATGTTTGTGGCACAGCCTAGCAGTGCAACAGGGGGAGGGGCCACAGTGGTATCCACAGGTGGTACTGCAAATGGGTCAGGGGATGGGACAGGCACTAATGGTGGTGCCACAGGAAGTTATGTGATCCAGGGGGGTTACATGttgggcagcagcagcagcagcagcagtagcagtGGCGGGTCAGCTGGCAACAGCCAGAGCTACTCCCACACCGCCCGCGCCTCCCCAGCCACT TCTCCTGCTTTTCCCTTGCCTGCCGGTCAGGTACAGTGGTTGCTGGACAACTACGAGACTGCCGAAGGAGTCAGTCTGCCACGCTCGACCCTCTACTGCCACTACCTGCTACATTGTCAGGAGCAGAAGCTCGAGCCTGTTAATGCTGCCTCTTTCGGGAAACTCATTCGATCCGTTTTCATGGGACTACGCACTCGACGCCTTGGCACACG GGGCAATTCTAAATACCATTACTATGGTCTAAGAATCAAGGCAGGATCTTCTCTTCTCCGCCTAATGGAAGATCAGCAACATCTGGCTATGAGGCAGCAGCCTTTCTCTCAAAAACAAAG GTTGAAGCCTGTGCATAAAGTGGAGGGAATGACCAATGGGACAGCTTCGGGAGCAGGACAGCAGCAACTCCAACAACAGGGATCTGGACAGGTGGACATCAGCACCCAGGTTCAGCAGTACCAGCAGTTCCTTG ATGCAACCAGAACACTGCCAGAGTTTCCAGATATTGACCTCCAGGGGAAGCCCCCACCTGAGGGTATTGAACTGGATCACATAAAGAGCTTTCAGCTGCTCTACAGAGAACACTGTGAG GCCATACTGGACGTGATGGTCAATCTTCAATTTACCCTGGTGGAGACCCTATGGAAAAGCTTCTGGAGGTTCAGTCAGAGTCAGGCTGGAGATGCCACACTGGCTGT TCACGATGAATCAGAAAAGCGTCTCCCGAAGTCCTGCCTGGTGCTGCTGTGCAAGTATGACCCGGTGCTGCGTTGGACCCGTGACTGTGacaacagcctgtatcagggccTGGTGGAGATCCTCATCCCTGATGTCCTCAGGCCAATACCCA GTGCCTTAACTCAAGCCATCCGGAACTTTGCCAAAAGCCTGGAAAGCTGGCTGACCAATGCAATGATGAACATCCCTGAGGAAATGGTCCGCATCAAG GTAACATCAGCCAATGCATTTGCCCAGACACTGCGACGCTACACCAGTCTCAACCACCTGGCCCAGGCGGCTCGTGCTGTCCTCCAGAACACGGCCCAGATCAACCAAATGCTCTCTGACCTCAACCGTGTTGACTTTGCTAATGTTCAG GAGCAGGCTTCATGGGTGTGCCGCTGTGAAGATCGCGTCGTCCAACGACTGGAGCAGGACTTTAAGCTGACCCTCCAGCAGCAGAACTCCTTGGAGCAGTGGGCTGCCTGGCTGGATGGTGTAGTTTCCCAGGTGTTAAAACCCCACCAACACAGTCCTACCTTCCCTAAGGCTGCCAAGCTGTTCCTGCTCAAGTGGTCTTTTTACAG TTCCATGGTGATTCGGGACCTGACACTGCGCAGTGCTGCCAGTTTTGGCTCCTTTCACCTGATCCGCCTTTTGTATGACGAGTACATGTACTACCTGATAGAGCATAGAGTAGCCCAGGCTAAAGGAGAGACCCCCATTGCCGTCATGGGAGAG TTTGCCAGTTTGGGACGAGGTCTAAACATGCTGGACGGTGACAAAG aagaagaagaggaagaggaggaggaaagcgATGAGGAAAGTCAGGAGCTTTCCCTGCCTGCAGACGCTGTTGTGTTAGGCGATGAGTCTCTGGAGCCTCCTGCCAAGCTGGCCAGAACAGACCAGAGGGTCCTCTTTACTACAGGACCAGCTGATAACTAA
- the rfx1a gene encoding MHC class II regulatory factor RFX1a isoform X2, whose product MATSGYVGEIQPAAPSQGTVVTSGQPDASSTPASAPQFLAEIQTTVVTPTVVTPTAQTAPTEQATSISTQKPSAGSQTQATAQTQSAQTHYVTAAIQGSPTQSGNAQSAPQYIVVTVTEGSLHSSDSVSDSSSPPAVVQTGVPTQVVQQVQTAQQRSVVQATSHIAKTEASAQLSVTSLQPVHLSPEVQQQLTPVQVQHVYTNQVQYVEGGDANYTTSTIRSGTFPYTDTALYTQTTSGQYYEGQPTSGTQASTPGTPLTVSVTTGTTGAVSMFVAQPSSATGGGATVVSTGGTANGSGDGTGTNGGATGSYVIQGGYMLGSSSSSSSSSGGSAGNSQSYSHTARASPATVSITEGEESSVPSADKKVQWLLDNYETAEGVSLPRSTLYCHYLLHCQEQKLEPVNAASFGKLIRSVFMGLRTRRLGTRGNSKYHYYGLRIKAGSSLLRLMEDQQHLAMRQQPFSQKQRLKPVHKVEGMTNGTASGAGQQQLQQQGSGQVDISTQVQQYQQFLDATRTLPEFPDIDLQGKPPPEGIELDHIKSFQLLYREHCEAILDVMVNLQFTLVETLWKSFWRFSQSQAGDATLAVHDESEKRLPKSCLVLLCKYDPVLRWTRDCDNSLYQGLVEILIPDVLRPIPSALTQAIRNFAKSLESWLTNAMMNIPEEMVRIKVTSANAFAQTLRRYTSLNHLAQAARAVLQNTAQINQMLSDLNRVDFANVQEQASWVCRCEDRVVQRLEQDFKLTLQQQNSLEQWAAWLDGVVSQVLKPHQHSPTFPKAAKLFLLKWSFYSSMVIRDLTLRSAASFGSFHLIRLLYDEYMYYLIEHRVAQAKGETPIAVMGEFASLGRGLNMLDGDKEEEEEEEEESDEESQELSLPADAVVLGDESLEPPAKLARTDQRVLFTTGPADN is encoded by the exons ATGGCTACTTCGGGCTATGTCGGCGAGATCCAGCCAGCAGCCCCATCTCAAGGGACTGTTGTCACATCTGGACAGCCTGATGCCAGCTCCACACCTGCATCTGCCCCTCAGTTCCTGGCTGAGATTCAGACCACGGTGGTCACCCCTACCGTTGTCACCCCGACAGCCCAGACTGCACCCACTGAACAAGCCACTTCCATCAGCACTCAGAAGCCCAGTGCTGGCAGTCAAACCCAGGCCACAGCTCAAACCCAGTCTGCACAGACACATTATGTAACAGCAGCAATCCAAGGCTCCCCCACACAGTCTGGAAATGCCCAAAGTGCTCCTCAGTACATCGTTGTTACAGTTACAG AGGGCTCCCTCCACTCAAGCGACAGTGTATCCGACTCTAGTTCCCCTCCAGCTGTCGTGCAGACAGGAGTGCCCACGCAAGTCGTTCAACAGGTCCAAACTGCCCAGCAG AGGTCTGTGGTCCAGGCCACCTCTCATATAGCTAAGACTGAGGCTAGCGCACAGCTAAGCGTCACCAGTCTACAGCCTGTTCATCTCAGCCCAGAG GTCCAACAGCAGCTTACACCAGTGCAGGTACAACATGTGTACACTAATCAGGTGCAGTATGTGGAAGGAGGAGATGCCAACTACACCACCAGCACTAT TCGTTCCGGCACCTTCCCTTATACTGACACAGCCCTGTACACCCAGACCACCTCTGGCCAGTATTATGAAGGTCAGCCAACCTCAGGCACACAGGCCTCCACCCCTGGTACCCCTCTAACTGTCTCAGTGACCACTGGCACAACAGGAGCCGTGTCCATGTTTGTGGCACAGCCTAGCAGTGCAACAGGGGGAGGGGCCACAGTGGTATCCACAGGTGGTACTGCAAATGGGTCAGGGGATGGGACAGGCACTAATGGTGGTGCCACAGGAAGTTATGTGATCCAGGGGGGTTACATGttgggcagcagcagcagcagcagcagtagcagtGGCGGGTCAGCTGGCAACAGCCAGAGCTACTCCCACACCGCCCGCGCCTCCCCAGCCACTGTGAGTATAACAGAGGGCGAGGAGAGTAGCGTGCCGTCGGCAGACAAGAAG GTACAGTGGTTGCTGGACAACTACGAGACTGCCGAAGGAGTCAGTCTGCCACGCTCGACCCTCTACTGCCACTACCTGCTACATTGTCAGGAGCAGAAGCTCGAGCCTGTTAATGCTGCCTCTTTCGGGAAACTCATTCGATCCGTTTTCATGGGACTACGCACTCGACGCCTTGGCACACG GGGCAATTCTAAATACCATTACTATGGTCTAAGAATCAAGGCAGGATCTTCTCTTCTCCGCCTAATGGAAGATCAGCAACATCTGGCTATGAGGCAGCAGCCTTTCTCTCAAAAACAAAG GTTGAAGCCTGTGCATAAAGTGGAGGGAATGACCAATGGGACAGCTTCGGGAGCAGGACAGCAGCAACTCCAACAACAGGGATCTGGACAGGTGGACATCAGCACCCAGGTTCAGCAGTACCAGCAGTTCCTTG ATGCAACCAGAACACTGCCAGAGTTTCCAGATATTGACCTCCAGGGGAAGCCCCCACCTGAGGGTATTGAACTGGATCACATAAAGAGCTTTCAGCTGCTCTACAGAGAACACTGTGAG GCCATACTGGACGTGATGGTCAATCTTCAATTTACCCTGGTGGAGACCCTATGGAAAAGCTTCTGGAGGTTCAGTCAGAGTCAGGCTGGAGATGCCACACTGGCTGT TCACGATGAATCAGAAAAGCGTCTCCCGAAGTCCTGCCTGGTGCTGCTGTGCAAGTATGACCCGGTGCTGCGTTGGACCCGTGACTGTGacaacagcctgtatcagggccTGGTGGAGATCCTCATCCCTGATGTCCTCAGGCCAATACCCA GTGCCTTAACTCAAGCCATCCGGAACTTTGCCAAAAGCCTGGAAAGCTGGCTGACCAATGCAATGATGAACATCCCTGAGGAAATGGTCCGCATCAAG GTAACATCAGCCAATGCATTTGCCCAGACACTGCGACGCTACACCAGTCTCAACCACCTGGCCCAGGCGGCTCGTGCTGTCCTCCAGAACACGGCCCAGATCAACCAAATGCTCTCTGACCTCAACCGTGTTGACTTTGCTAATGTTCAG GAGCAGGCTTCATGGGTGTGCCGCTGTGAAGATCGCGTCGTCCAACGACTGGAGCAGGACTTTAAGCTGACCCTCCAGCAGCAGAACTCCTTGGAGCAGTGGGCTGCCTGGCTGGATGGTGTAGTTTCCCAGGTGTTAAAACCCCACCAACACAGTCCTACCTTCCCTAAGGCTGCCAAGCTGTTCCTGCTCAAGTGGTCTTTTTACAG TTCCATGGTGATTCGGGACCTGACACTGCGCAGTGCTGCCAGTTTTGGCTCCTTTCACCTGATCCGCCTTTTGTATGACGAGTACATGTACTACCTGATAGAGCATAGAGTAGCCCAGGCTAAAGGAGAGACCCCCATTGCCGTCATGGGAGAG TTTGCCAGTTTGGGACGAGGTCTAAACATGCTGGACGGTGACAAAG aagaagaagaggaagaggaggaggaaagcgATGAGGAAAGTCAGGAGCTTTCCCTGCCTGCAGACGCTGTTGTGTTAGGCGATGAGTCTCTGGAGCCTCCTGCCAAGCTGGCCAGAACAGACCAGAGGGTCCTCTTTACTACAGGACCAGCTGATAACTAA
- the rfx1a gene encoding MHC class II regulatory factor RFX1a isoform X7, whose product MATSGYVGEIQPAAPSQGTVVTSGQPDASSTPASAPQFLAEIQTTVVTPTVVTPTAQTAPTEQATSISTQKPSAGSQTQATAQTQSAQTHYVTAAIQGSPTQSGNAQSAPQYIVVTVTEGSLHSSDSVSDSSSPPAVVQTGVPTQVVQQVQTAQQRSVVQATSHIAKTEASAQLSVTSLQPVHLSPEVQQQLTPVQVQHVYTNQVQYVEGGDANYTTSTIRSGTFPYTDTALYTQTTSGQYYEGQPTSGTQASTPGTPLTVSVTTGTTGAVSMFVAQPSSATGGGATVVSTGGTANGSGDGTGTNGGATGSYVIQGGYMLGSSSSSSSSSGGSAGNSQSYSHTARASPATVQWLLDNYETAEGVSLPRSTLYCHYLLHCQEQKLEPVNAASFGKLIRSVFMGLRTRRLGTRGNSKYHYYGLRIKAGSSLLRLMEDQQHLAMRQQPFSQKQRLKPVHKVEGMTNGTASGAGQQQLQQQGSGQVDISTQVQQYQQFLDATRTLPEFPDIDLQGKPPPEGIELDHIKSFQLLYREHCEAILDVMVNLQFTLVETLWKSFWRFSQSQAGDATLAVHDESEKRLPKSCLVLLCKYDPVLRWTRDCDNSLYQGLVEILIPDVLRPIPSALTQAIRNFAKSLESWLTNAMMNIPEEMVRIKVTSANAFAQTLRRYTSLNHLAQAARAVLQNTAQINQMLSDLNRVDFANVQEQASWVCRCEDRVVQRLEQDFKLTLQQQNSLEQWAAWLDGVVSQVLKPHQHSPTFPKAAKLFLLKWSFYSSMVIRDLTLRSAASFGSFHLIRLLYDEYMYYLIEHRVAQAKGETPIAVMGEFASLGRGLNMLDGDKEEEEEEEEESDEESQELSLPADAVVLGDESLEPPAKLARTDQRVLFTTGPADN is encoded by the exons ATGGCTACTTCGGGCTATGTCGGCGAGATCCAGCCAGCAGCCCCATCTCAAGGGACTGTTGTCACATCTGGACAGCCTGATGCCAGCTCCACACCTGCATCTGCCCCTCAGTTCCTGGCTGAGATTCAGACCACGGTGGTCACCCCTACCGTTGTCACCCCGACAGCCCAGACTGCACCCACTGAACAAGCCACTTCCATCAGCACTCAGAAGCCCAGTGCTGGCAGTCAAACCCAGGCCACAGCTCAAACCCAGTCTGCACAGACACATTATGTAACAGCAGCAATCCAAGGCTCCCCCACACAGTCTGGAAATGCCCAAAGTGCTCCTCAGTACATCGTTGTTACAGTTACAG AGGGCTCCCTCCACTCAAGCGACAGTGTATCCGACTCTAGTTCCCCTCCAGCTGTCGTGCAGACAGGAGTGCCCACGCAAGTCGTTCAACAGGTCCAAACTGCCCAGCAG AGGTCTGTGGTCCAGGCCACCTCTCATATAGCTAAGACTGAGGCTAGCGCACAGCTAAGCGTCACCAGTCTACAGCCTGTTCATCTCAGCCCAGAG GTCCAACAGCAGCTTACACCAGTGCAGGTACAACATGTGTACACTAATCAGGTGCAGTATGTGGAAGGAGGAGATGCCAACTACACCACCAGCACTAT TCGTTCCGGCACCTTCCCTTATACTGACACAGCCCTGTACACCCAGACCACCTCTGGCCAGTATTATGAAGGTCAGCCAACCTCAGGCACACAGGCCTCCACCCCTGGTACCCCTCTAACTGTCTCAGTGACCACTGGCACAACAGGAGCCGTGTCCATGTTTGTGGCACAGCCTAGCAGTGCAACAGGGGGAGGGGCCACAGTGGTATCCACAGGTGGTACTGCAAATGGGTCAGGGGATGGGACAGGCACTAATGGTGGTGCCACAGGAAGTTATGTGATCCAGGGGGGTTACATGttgggcagcagcagcagcagcagcagtagcagtGGCGGGTCAGCTGGCAACAGCCAGAGCTACTCCCACACCGCCCGCGCCTCCCCAGCCACT GTACAGTGGTTGCTGGACAACTACGAGACTGCCGAAGGAGTCAGTCTGCCACGCTCGACCCTCTACTGCCACTACCTGCTACATTGTCAGGAGCAGAAGCTCGAGCCTGTTAATGCTGCCTCTTTCGGGAAACTCATTCGATCCGTTTTCATGGGACTACGCACTCGACGCCTTGGCACACG GGGCAATTCTAAATACCATTACTATGGTCTAAGAATCAAGGCAGGATCTTCTCTTCTCCGCCTAATGGAAGATCAGCAACATCTGGCTATGAGGCAGCAGCCTTTCTCTCAAAAACAAAG GTTGAAGCCTGTGCATAAAGTGGAGGGAATGACCAATGGGACAGCTTCGGGAGCAGGACAGCAGCAACTCCAACAACAGGGATCTGGACAGGTGGACATCAGCACCCAGGTTCAGCAGTACCAGCAGTTCCTTG ATGCAACCAGAACACTGCCAGAGTTTCCAGATATTGACCTCCAGGGGAAGCCCCCACCTGAGGGTATTGAACTGGATCACATAAAGAGCTTTCAGCTGCTCTACAGAGAACACTGTGAG GCCATACTGGACGTGATGGTCAATCTTCAATTTACCCTGGTGGAGACCCTATGGAAAAGCTTCTGGAGGTTCAGTCAGAGTCAGGCTGGAGATGCCACACTGGCTGT TCACGATGAATCAGAAAAGCGTCTCCCGAAGTCCTGCCTGGTGCTGCTGTGCAAGTATGACCCGGTGCTGCGTTGGACCCGTGACTGTGacaacagcctgtatcagggccTGGTGGAGATCCTCATCCCTGATGTCCTCAGGCCAATACCCA GTGCCTTAACTCAAGCCATCCGGAACTTTGCCAAAAGCCTGGAAAGCTGGCTGACCAATGCAATGATGAACATCCCTGAGGAAATGGTCCGCATCAAG GTAACATCAGCCAATGCATTTGCCCAGACACTGCGACGCTACACCAGTCTCAACCACCTGGCCCAGGCGGCTCGTGCTGTCCTCCAGAACACGGCCCAGATCAACCAAATGCTCTCTGACCTCAACCGTGTTGACTTTGCTAATGTTCAG GAGCAGGCTTCATGGGTGTGCCGCTGTGAAGATCGCGTCGTCCAACGACTGGAGCAGGACTTTAAGCTGACCCTCCAGCAGCAGAACTCCTTGGAGCAGTGGGCTGCCTGGCTGGATGGTGTAGTTTCCCAGGTGTTAAAACCCCACCAACACAGTCCTACCTTCCCTAAGGCTGCCAAGCTGTTCCTGCTCAAGTGGTCTTTTTACAG TTCCATGGTGATTCGGGACCTGACACTGCGCAGTGCTGCCAGTTTTGGCTCCTTTCACCTGATCCGCCTTTTGTATGACGAGTACATGTACTACCTGATAGAGCATAGAGTAGCCCAGGCTAAAGGAGAGACCCCCATTGCCGTCATGGGAGAG TTTGCCAGTTTGGGACGAGGTCTAAACATGCTGGACGGTGACAAAG aagaagaagaggaagaggaggaggaaagcgATGAGGAAAGTCAGGAGCTTTCCCTGCCTGCAGACGCTGTTGTGTTAGGCGATGAGTCTCTGGAGCCTCCTGCCAAGCTGGCCAGAACAGACCAGAGGGTCCTCTTTACTACAGGACCAGCTGATAACTAA
- the rfx1a gene encoding MHC class II regulatory factor RFX1a isoform X4: MATSGYVGEIQPAAPSQGTVVTSGQPDASSTPASAPQFLAEIQTTVVTPTVVTPTAQTAPTEQATSISTQKPSAGSQTQATAQTQSAQTHYVTAAIQGSPTQSGNAQSAPQYIVVTVTAEGSLHSSDSVSDSSSPPAVVQTGVPTQVVQQVQTAQQRSVVQATSHIAKTEASAQLSVTSLQPVHLSPEVQQQLTPVQVQHVYTNQVQYVEGGDANYTTSTIRSGTFPYTDTALYTQTTSGQYYEGQPTSGTQASTPGTPLTVSVTTGTTGAVSMFVAQPSSATGGGATVVSTGGTANGSGDGTGTNGGATGSYVIQGGYMLGSSSSSSSSSGGSAGNSQSYSHTARASPATSPAFPLPAGQVQWLLDNYETAEGVSLPRSTLYCHYLLHCQEQKLEPVNAASFGKLIRSVFMGLRTRRLGTRGNSKYHYYGLRIKAGSSLLRLMEDQQHLAMRQQPFSQKQRLKPVHKVEGMTNGTASGAGQQQLQQQGSGQVDISTQVQQYQQFLDATRTLPEFPDIDLQGKPPPEGIELDHIKSFQLLYREHCEAILDVMVNLQFTLVETLWKSFWRFSQSQAGDATLAVHDESEKRLPKSCLVLLCKYDPVLRWTRDCDNSLYQGLVEILIPDVLRPIPSALTQAIRNFAKSLESWLTNAMMNIPEEMVRIKVTSANAFAQTLRRYTSLNHLAQAARAVLQNTAQINQMLSDLNRVDFANVQEQASWVCRCEDRVVQRLEQDFKLTLQQQNSLEQWAAWLDGVVSQVLKPHQHSPTFPKAAKLFLLKWSFYSSMVIRDLTLRSAASFGSFHLIRLLYDEYMYYLIEHRVAQAKGETPIAVMGEFASLGRGLNMLDGDKEEEEEEEEESDEESQELSLPADAVVLGDESLEPPAKLARTDQRVLFTTGPADN, encoded by the exons ATGGCTACTTCGGGCTATGTCGGCGAGATCCAGCCAGCAGCCCCATCTCAAGGGACTGTTGTCACATCTGGACAGCCTGATGCCAGCTCCACACCTGCATCTGCCCCTCAGTTCCTGGCTGAGATTCAGACCACGGTGGTCACCCCTACCGTTGTCACCCCGACAGCCCAGACTGCACCCACTGAACAAGCCACTTCCATCAGCACTCAGAAGCCCAGTGCTGGCAGTCAAACCCAGGCCACAGCTCAAACCCAGTCTGCACAGACACATTATGTAACAGCAGCAATCCAAGGCTCCCCCACACAGTCTGGAAATGCCCAAAGTGCTCCTCAGTACATCGTTGTTACAGTTACAG CAGAGGGCTCCCTCCACTCAAGCGACAGTGTATCCGACTCTAGTTCCCCTCCAGCTGTCGTGCAGACAGGAGTGCCCACGCAAGTCGTTCAACAGGTCCAAACTGCCCAGCAG AGGTCTGTGGTCCAGGCCACCTCTCATATAGCTAAGACTGAGGCTAGCGCACAGCTAAGCGTCACCAGTCTACAGCCTGTTCATCTCAGCCCAGAG GTCCAACAGCAGCTTACACCAGTGCAGGTACAACATGTGTACACTAATCAGGTGCAGTATGTGGAAGGAGGAGATGCCAACTACACCACCAGCACTAT TCGTTCCGGCACCTTCCCTTATACTGACACAGCCCTGTACACCCAGACCACCTCTGGCCAGTATTATGAAGGTCAGCCAACCTCAGGCACACAGGCCTCCACCCCTGGTACCCCTCTAACTGTCTCAGTGACCACTGGCACAACAGGAGCCGTGTCCATGTTTGTGGCACAGCCTAGCAGTGCAACAGGGGGAGGGGCCACAGTGGTATCCACAGGTGGTACTGCAAATGGGTCAGGGGATGGGACAGGCACTAATGGTGGTGCCACAGGAAGTTATGTGATCCAGGGGGGTTACATGttgggcagcagcagcagcagcagcagtagcagtGGCGGGTCAGCTGGCAACAGCCAGAGCTACTCCCACACCGCCCGCGCCTCCCCAGCCACT TCTCCTGCTTTTCCCTTGCCTGCCGGTCAGGTACAGTGGTTGCTGGACAACTACGAGACTGCCGAAGGAGTCAGTCTGCCACGCTCGACCCTCTACTGCCACTACCTGCTACATTGTCAGGAGCAGAAGCTCGAGCCTGTTAATGCTGCCTCTTTCGGGAAACTCATTCGATCCGTTTTCATGGGACTACGCACTCGACGCCTTGGCACACG GGGCAATTCTAAATACCATTACTATGGTCTAAGAATCAAGGCAGGATCTTCTCTTCTCCGCCTAATGGAAGATCAGCAACATCTGGCTATGAGGCAGCAGCCTTTCTCTCAAAAACAAAG GTTGAAGCCTGTGCATAAAGTGGAGGGAATGACCAATGGGACAGCTTCGGGAGCAGGACAGCAGCAACTCCAACAACAGGGATCTGGACAGGTGGACATCAGCACCCAGGTTCAGCAGTACCAGCAGTTCCTTG ATGCAACCAGAACACTGCCAGAGTTTCCAGATATTGACCTCCAGGGGAAGCCCCCACCTGAGGGTATTGAACTGGATCACATAAAGAGCTTTCAGCTGCTCTACAGAGAACACTGTGAG GCCATACTGGACGTGATGGTCAATCTTCAATTTACCCTGGTGGAGACCCTATGGAAAAGCTTCTGGAGGTTCAGTCAGAGTCAGGCTGGAGATGCCACACTGGCTGT TCACGATGAATCAGAAAAGCGTCTCCCGAAGTCCTGCCTGGTGCTGCTGTGCAAGTATGACCCGGTGCTGCGTTGGACCCGTGACTGTGacaacagcctgtatcagggccTGGTGGAGATCCTCATCCCTGATGTCCTCAGGCCAATACCCA GTGCCTTAACTCAAGCCATCCGGAACTTTGCCAAAAGCCTGGAAAGCTGGCTGACCAATGCAATGATGAACATCCCTGAGGAAATGGTCCGCATCAAG GTAACATCAGCCAATGCATTTGCCCAGACACTGCGACGCTACACCAGTCTCAACCACCTGGCCCAGGCGGCTCGTGCTGTCCTCCAGAACACGGCCCAGATCAACCAAATGCTCTCTGACCTCAACCGTGTTGACTTTGCTAATGTTCAG GAGCAGGCTTCATGGGTGTGCCGCTGTGAAGATCGCGTCGTCCAACGACTGGAGCAGGACTTTAAGCTGACCCTCCAGCAGCAGAACTCCTTGGAGCAGTGGGCTGCCTGGCTGGATGGTGTAGTTTCCCAGGTGTTAAAACCCCACCAACACAGTCCTACCTTCCCTAAGGCTGCCAAGCTGTTCCTGCTCAAGTGGTCTTTTTACAG TTCCATGGTGATTCGGGACCTGACACTGCGCAGTGCTGCCAGTTTTGGCTCCTTTCACCTGATCCGCCTTTTGTATGACGAGTACATGTACTACCTGATAGAGCATAGAGTAGCCCAGGCTAAAGGAGAGACCCCCATTGCCGTCATGGGAGAG TTTGCCAGTTTGGGACGAGGTCTAAACATGCTGGACGGTGACAAAG aagaagaagaggaagaggaggaggaaagcgATGAGGAAAGTCAGGAGCTTTCCCTGCCTGCAGACGCTGTTGTGTTAGGCGATGAGTCTCTGGAGCCTCCTGCCAAGCTGGCCAGAACAGACCAGAGGGTCCTCTTTACTACAGGACCAGCTGATAACTAA